AATGCTTAGACCAGATAATTCCGAATTCATTCAACTTAACTAAAAGTAAAATGATTAAATCCAACTCCAACAATGCACCTTATATCTATCTTCAAGTTGAACTGGCCGAACCAAGATcaatatatttcaattttgaTTAATGCATTTCAACATTGATTAATGCATTTCAACCCACAAACAGAGCATTAAAGGAGTATGAATAACCATAAATGACTGGTATGATATCAGACAGAAAAGCCGCATTGAAGGCGTATAAATAATCATAAATGACTGGTAAACAGAGCATTGAAGACGTATAAATAACCATAAATGACTGGTAAACAGCATTGAAGGCGTATAAATAACCATAAATGACTGGTATGGTAACTGACAGAAAAGCAAGAAGGGATTTGATTTCCATTAATTATCGTTAGGTAGACAAGAAGACACAGATTGTAATAACCAATCAATTAATCATTAAGAAATCAAAGGATATGAGATTTCGatataggctctgtttggtaagccatattttcgagcttatagcttatgtcttataagctcatatgataatttagacccgtttggtaacgctcttttcatcacgagcttatagcttattttactagcttatagcttattttccagacgctatttcaaatagcgttttagcttatgtcttatagcttatcattttttcttcctttttttatccttactattttaattaaaattcatttttaactcttataatttattttaattttaaataaaataaatatatattaaatatcttttatgtcattttacatttataagttaattgaaccgctaattttaccaaacacttcaattagcttataagctatcagtctcaaccatccgctataagctataagtcatcagtcatcagccatcagtcataagctataagctatcagctagcttatctgTCAAcctctatttttaccaaacagacccataGACATTTTCTATCCAATTTAAACCCGATAATTAAAACCGTAAtatctataaaatatttttaaaaaaattataaatactaaacataaaaaaatacatataatttTGACCCAAGCCCAACCTAGTCATAACTAACTGTCAAAAATTCTCTTCCCCTCTCCATCATGTTTTTATTTCTTACTTATGAAAAGTCTCTTCTTCTTTATTTCTCtttgctaaaaaaaaaaactctaaactATAACATTAATATATATTCTTTTACTTTTCTATAATCTTTTCTAAAACATAATTTATATAACATCTACATCTCTCTACCAAGTTGAACCGGATCTACATCTCTACCAAGTTGAACCGGTTGGTCCTGTTCATTTTTGCGACTCTGGCTGGCTTCGGAGTATAAGAACTAATAGAGTTCAATTAGTGTACGTTGAATGTCCGTTTTTACATCAAATTCGCACTTACTAAGATAAATTCAATCAAACTCGGATAGACTATTCAACACCATTTTCAAGTAAATTATTCACATTTCTACTTATCTCTAGCGGAGTCTCATCTCCTTGAGGTGGCCTTGGTCCAATTTTCAATTATAATGGATCCAGAGCTCATAAGTGAGCAGCAGaaataataattttaagaaaatgatggagaagagaaagtacaaggaaaaaaaaaaactacatatGTAATCAATCCACTGGAACCATCATAACTCTAAATTTTCGCAGAGATGTTGATTGAGCAGAAACAGAAAACTAAATttggcatcatcatcatcaaagctaATTTGCTTCAGAATTACTAGATACTTTAATTTGCGAGTCCTTAACAAGTCCTCTTTTCCGCCAGTAAAGAAAATAACTGAGCATGTAAGAATCCAACAACACATCAGGAACCGCCCTTATGACAAACGACTGCAGAGAATGAAAAAAGTATGGCACAACCAGTTTCTCATAACCAATCCATTTCATGCATGTTTTGCTATATACCTCCGGTGTTGGAACAAACAGAGACGCCTTCATCCTTGTCATTTTCGTCGACACAAATAACGGAATCTGACATTGGATGTCAATTCCTTGATGTTTGTATTCCAAATTGGTACATGCAGAGAACATTGCAAGATACCTGTAAAATTAACATCAAGATCTAGATTCAGATTTGTTCCTAATTAGCAATTGATGAATAGAAAAGATGCATTTATGAAAGTACTTACGCTTTTGAAGCTGCATAAAGTGTGACAAGAGGATAAGAAGGAAGAACAACAGTGGAACCTGAACCAATGTTAACAATAGCACCTTTTTTCTTCTTAATCATACTAGGAATCACAGCTTTTGTAACCAAAGTTGCTCCTTCTACGTTAACCTTAATGATAGAATCCATCAAATCCAAATCAACCTCATGAAAATATCTTGCATAAGGATAGGCCACACCAGCGCCATTAACTAGGATTCCAACATCTAAACCATCAATAGCTTCTTCAATTTTTCTCATTATTTCGTCTCCGGTATTGTTCTGTAAGTCTACAACAACACACTTAACTTCGACCGTTCTGAATTTATTAAGTATCTCTTTTGAGGTTGCTTCGAGTTTGAGAGGGTTTCGGCCAAGTAAGAGAATGTTGAGTCCGTTGGATGCGAACTCTAGAGCCATGGATTTGCCGATCCCGTCGGTTGAGCCGGTGATTACGGCCCACGAACCGTATTGTTTGAGATGTTTTGTTGGGCGGATTAAGATGACGTATAGCCAGGTGAGGAAATGGAAGAGAGATTTGGATATGGAGATGAAACCTAAAGCGGCTGTTGCTACTAGGAAGAAATGTGTGTAATCCATTATTACTGGTGAATATAGAGAGAAAGTGGATAGGTTTATGTTTGAATGTGTTGTGTTAAATGTTGAGCAACGACTTTTGAGGTCAGAGAGAAATCATGAGTGTAGTGTGATAAGGATTGAAATCAGTTACAAGTGTAATAAATGGTGAAGACCCATGTGAGAGTAACTTTTACCTGTAACTGAATAGACATGGAAGGTGAAGACGGCACGACGGAGAGAGCGAGAGTTTTAGGGATTTCAATGTAATTTTTTCACTGTTTCTTTCCCTGCACATTCTGATTGAATTTTTATTACAAATATAAATAGAAATACCTACACATTATATCATGCAATTTTGGGTGACTTCTAAAGTACTGTTTAGGTAAATACTACTACTACTAGTGTCTACAACTCAACTACATAATGTATCAACTAGAATATCAACTAGAATCTTGTCCGACATCAATACATATGTATCAAATATTGTCCGACATCAATACATTATTTTAAGGCAATTTCTTATTTCACTCATATATTTTTTCGGATTTTTCTTGAAATTTCACAAACACTCTATTTTTGGAGATATATTTTCGGATAtattaaattctatttttttttgaaaaataaaattcagagATTTACAATCGAAGTTATTTTAAGGATATGTTCAAATATACATCTCCgaacatatatttttatttaaatagaaaAAGTTAGTTCGAAAATTCATTTTCGAAATAGATAAACATATTTAAAAGCCGCGCCAGACCTTCCCTCTTCTCCTTCtccattttttagaaaaaaaattttcTCTCTACCTCTCAACCCATTTCTAGCATACACTCAAGATCAAGTTTTGAAGCTACATTCACGTGTTTTTTTACCATTCTCAATTCCTTCTACCTACTGCATTTAACATCAAAGCACTTTACACCCTCACTAACACATTTAAGTGTAACTTTATCATTTATCTTATTTTGATTTTTGGATGATGTCTTCTCATTGTTCCATCTCCCCAACGTCGATAGCTTCTTTACTGCTCTTATTATTAACCAGACGATAACATTGCTGATGATTTATACAACATTATTGATGATTTGTACAACATTACTGGAAAAATGAACGTTGAGTCTGGATATGCATCTCTGGACTCATTTCATTGGATATATGTCTCTAGATTTTCCTGatagtttgaattttgaagttgttattttgttatttatggtATTAGATATGGTGCACCCGAGTATGTTTCCCAAAGCTATTGTGAGGATGGAGGTTAAATCAGACGAAGTGAAGCATGCTAATAAACCGGATGGagtgaataatgatgttaaatcaCGTGATCGATCGGTAGTTGTCGAGGTAAATATTCCTGCACAATTTGCAAATAAACAAGACTTTATTGTTCGTGAACATATGCTACAATCGGCAGGGTTACAATAATCCTCATGCGACTGAGAATTAAGACATCATCAACGCGCTGCAAGTTGCTTGGATAATGGGGATGAAGAAAATCCATGTGAATACTGATTGTAAATCGATTGTGGATCGTTTTCAATTGAAGAATGCTAAAGGTGTGGAGGAGATTGGTCTACTCACATTGGTTACCAAATCTCTCTCGTCAAGGAAACTCTAGCTGCTTTTGATAAGGGTGGTATGTGTTTTATCAAACGTGAGTTGAAAGGCTCGACTCATAGAATGGCTAAAAAAGCCTTCATAGATAAAAGAGAATTTCTTTGTGCACCTTGTAGTGTTAAAAAACTCCCTGAAAACCCAAAATgcccttcggagatgcatttccaaaagcATTCCAAATCAACGTTCAAggtatttcggaaatgtatctaaTAAAACATCCTGTTTACACTTCAACGTTACATTTATTAGTAAATTATAGAAGATACTTATAAGGTGTGACCCCTAATACTTATTTCCACATAGAGAAGATTAATGTTATATATGTGTATTCAGTTTGTATATTCCATACGCTGTCTTACTCTATTAATCTTTAAATCTCAAGCCACATCTTTGCTGAACAATAAAAAAGTTACGAATTTCATGGTTCCTTAGGGGTACAAATATACATGCCTACATGTATTTATAAATCTTGTTCATTCATATCTTATTGATTCACCTCTAAAAAACACTATTCATCGCAGATGAATGAAATATTtgcaaaatagaaatataaaactTATAACATATTCACATCTCTACCTCAACCAAGAACCATATTGTACATAAGCGTTACACCAGGGATAGACTGATGGTTATACTCTACTCGACACACTTCTAAGGTGAGCTGAAAAATAATTTGTCAACAATTCAACTTGTAAAACATCCATCTAACATTTTTTTTAAGGAAACGTATCTAGAGATACACTGATttgtttttaccaaacagagcacAAATTATAAGTTAAGACATTAGATGCAGGAAGACCACTGCAATCAGGACCTATATACATAGTTGCTTGATCAACTTCGGCTTTCCATGTTCTTCTGTTTTAGACAATTTTTCTCGACTTCACCGTATGATACATGGGCAAAGTAATGTTACTTCGCTTGTTTTTAGGTGTTATGTCGGATATGTACTTTCAAAATTCACCAATGGGTGAATTtgaaaatacatctccgaaaggacctctaaaaaaatgaaaattgatgtgttcggatatgcatctccaaattcAAGGACGTAAAAGTgaaatttcgccaaaaaccctTAAAAAAATTAAGAGGTGTACAAAGATATTCCCTAGATAAAAATAGTATTAAGTTATCCAAGCCCGGTCAAACAGTTTGCAGTATTTGTTGAAATATGTCAATAAAAATTTTGttcgtaaaaaaataatatctatatattaaatggtaaaaaattctTGTAACttacatatttttattattgaatttatatgtttattttttattaaacttaTAGATACTGACCCATGTGCCTTATATATtgataatagaaaaaaaaattataaagatgACAAATAAAATACGTAAAATGCAGAAATTATACATTGTAATGGTAAATAGAAAAAtagtaaattcaaataaaaataaaacagaaattaCAAACGATTTCCCTGAGCCTCCACATGCTCTTATTCTCTCAATTCCATAAATACGACATTTCTTgaaaataatttatgaaaataattcaTTTATTCAATCTTTGAGCTTTCTGGGAGCTTTGAGAAATTTAACAtagaaaaatctaaaataaacaaaagaaactcTCATAATGGTGAATAAACCCACAAGAAAAATTAGGATGAACCATAAAGGTTGAGTCTTGAGCCTGTTGATTATACAACATTCCATATTTGTGGGTGTAGTTAGTAATTATTGTAAAGAATGAGAAGATAGCTCATGGAGAATGAGAAACAGACGTGGACATAATTTATAGTGAAGTGAGTCCATAGAATATGATATGGGTCGGGTGGATTGTTTTGTTGGAGGACTatgttttgttttctattttgatGGCTGTTTTATATATTAAACTTTATCAAGAAAATAGGTAAAAGTCTAACTTTTAtgctatttattaaatttttaaattattctttACGAACTTGACCCCTTTagctaaaaaaatcaaatgatACCAAAATTGTTGAGAACATGTAAAAAATAATAacttcaaaaccaacaaaaacttgTTCAAAACCAGAGTGAGAGAATTAGTTTGAATTGTTTTTCTTTAAGAAAAAAGTATAACTTTACTGttgttaaaaatgtttattaaatATACTTAATTTTCTCATTCAAAATacatgttaaattttataaaatatttttattaatattctatATAAAGTGTCATTTAATTATATATGCTTCAAAATAAAGATATATTAAGAATATTAGTAttatagttaaaaaataatttacttttatttataacaactatcaaaatttaaaatatctttttaatttataaactaGTGACCAAACTAAATgtttttgacgaaaaaaatttTTAACAATGAATAAAATGCACAAAGATCACCTTAAAAATGTTTAGACAAGATAATTCTGAATTCATTCATCTTAACTAAAAGTAACATAACTAATATGTTTAAATCCAACTCCAAGAATGCAACATCCTTATATCCATGATTAGTATTGAATCCAAACTCGGATTCAACAACCCTCCTAGTCGAGCTAGGCCCACTTAAATTAGTCAAATTGAACTAACCGACCCAAGATCAATATATCGtattttttattaatgtattttaacaTACAAACAGAGCATTCAAGGCGTATGAATAGCCATAAATGACTGGTATGGTATCAGACAGAAAAGCAGATAACCATATATGACTGGTACGGTATCAGACAGAAAAGAAGATAACCATAAATGACTGGTACGGTATCAGACAGAAAAGAAGATAACCATAAATGACTGGTATGGTATCAGACACAAAAGCAATGAACTTGATTCCCATTAATTATCGTCAGGTAGAGAAGAAGACATATCTTAATGACCTATCAATTAATCATTAAGAAATCAGAGGATACAAGATTTAGATATAGACATTTTCTATCCAATTTGTACCtcggtaatatatatatatatatatatatatatatatatatatatatatatatatatatatatatatatatatatatatatatatatatatatatatttaaaaaaaattatatatactaATAATGAAGCTAATAATACAACTTCTCACTGATTTGAATGAAAACTATCCTATAAACtactaatttaaattattatgaaAGCTGCAGTTAGACAACCCAAAAAATCCAATCTCATTCTTTCACATTAAAACAGTAACCTTACCCCAAAAGATCCCAAGAGCATAAATACCGCAGTGACTTTTGCTTAGCTGTACCATTTGCTGTCAGTGTAGCAAGGATAATTGAAGATAAAAGGTGTGGTATTTATTAGCTCCGTATCCAAAATAAGACCCGTATCAttcaattaatatattattttgaaacTGCTTTGATTGAACTACAAATTTCAAATTAATTTGTTACCGTTAAAAAAAATAACCGTTGCAtctcattcaattttttttacaagttTTAATTTACTATAAAAAAGTAGTTTGGTCAATCTACCATAAtttttcatttacatttaatcaatcatttctttcatcttttttaaatttttcttcttctacaatGAACCCCAACCACCATAATTCTTGGTCCAATTTCATGCAAAATTGTGGCATTCCACCAATTATCCCAAATCAACAAAATGCATCCAATAATCCAAACTCACATCATAACtcaaattttcaaaatcctaCTTTTATCCCAAATCAACAAAATTATCCACACTTTGGAAATTACCCATTTTATTATCAACACTTTCCATCTCAATCAAATAGTCCCACTATGTTTCATGGAGTTCAAATGGATAATAGTCATGTGGAAGCAAATGATCAAGAGCCTGAAACACCACAATTTTGTACTCAAGCTCAAGATGGGTTGGAAACAATCAACCTTGATGAAGAAGTCAAAACTACACCGGTTACGAATATGTTGAAAATAAGACTTATGGATTTGGCATGCTTTCTTTGGGGTAGCGGGTTCAAACAATGATATCAATGTGCTGAACCAATCTGATGTCTTCAACGATGTTATGCAAGGGAGAACTCCTGAGATCCATTATTCAGTCAATCGACATGAATACAACATGGGCTATTATCTATCAGATGGCATTTATCCTGAATGGGCTACATTTGTGAAAAGCATCCCAATGCCACAAGGGGATAAGAGAAAATTGTTTGCTCAACATCAATAAGGTGCAAGAAAGGATATCGAACGAGCATTCGGAGTTCTCCAATCCCGTTTTGCGATCATACGTAACCCGACTCGATCTTGGCACTTGGATGCACTGAAACGTATAATGAACACGTGCATCATATTGCACAACatgattgttgaagatgaacgTGCAACATATGGTGGCAATTTTGATTATTCTTATGATCATTTGAGCAATGACCCAATTGCACCACCGGACGATTCTAataatgattttcaagagttcTTACGTAGAAGACATCATGTTCGCGATAAGCAAATTCGTCGACACCTTCAACAGGACTTGATAGAACACATATGGGAACGTTTTGGACATGAGAATAATCAGGATTAGAAGTTATTTTAAacgtttattattttttatggtaatagtttattttaatatttatgacttttttttttgtattttggtataACTTATGTGTCATGTCATGTAGTATGTTACttaatatattttcatatttttttaattttttatcatttaatataaaatataaatttgaaatataatGTAAATTTTGTGGGACCCATATTAGAGTTTTAGGTGAGTAGTATGGATATTTAGAAAATATAGATAGATGGTTTAAATAATTTGAGAAGTGTGAAGTAGTATATTATATTAGATGGGACCCACTTATACCACCAACATGAGTAGTATGAATGTGGGTGCTCTAAGACCACCTCCAGCGGTGGTTCCTCATGAGAGTTTGCCAGCATGGCAATGATTTGGGGTCCACTTTTTCTTTGCTTTGGAGCTCCACCTGGCCATCAGTGTATAAACAAGCAACGgttcttcaaatttttttttgattttaataataaaagtagCCGTTACCAATggctagtttcttttttttttctttttttttttagttattttttagttataaatatagttttgtgaaaaaaattaacCAACACAAATTTTACCAACACTTatattttctcttcaatttcaattttctctctcacaatttcatcattttaattcaaattttcattttttttttacttcaaaTTACAATTGTTTAGGTCAAATGGATCCTAATCATTTTCATTATCAACAAGCTATGTTCAATTTcatgcaaaattatcaaaatcctaatcctcaaaattctcaaattccACCGATGCCACCATTTTCTACTCAAGTTCCACCATTTTCTACTCAAGTTCCACCATTTTCTACTCAAGTTGGTACTGAAAAAGAAGAAAgggttgttgttaaaaaaaaatctcGAGAGCAATTTGCAAGGGATGAGGATATACTACTTATCCAATCATGGCTCAATGTTTCAAAGGATCCAATTGTGGGAGTTGATCAAAAGGCTGAGAGTTTTTGGGTAAGAGTCGCTGCCAATTATAACCAATATCGTGGGGAATCGCGGGAAAAGTTAAAGGGATAATTAAAATGTCGATGGCATCGAATAAATGGCTTGGTTCAAAAATTTGTTGGGTGTTACAAACAAGCTGTTAATGGAAAGAAAAGTGGGACATCGGAGAACGATGTCATGGCCACTGCAAATGCATTTTTTGCTCAGGATCAAGGTACAACATTCAACCTTGAGTACGCATGGAGATTGttaaaagatgaacctaaatGGATGGGAGAATCGATTGAAAgttcttcaaaaataacaaagACTTATGCTAGTGAGGCATCATCGGAGAACCCAAATACACCTTCAAGTTATGAGTTTAACTCATCATCACCAATGGAGCGTCCAATGGGACAAAAAGCAGCAAAAAGGAAGGGTAAGGCAAAGGAAATTCCAAATGAAACGCAAGATGCAAGGAATAAAAGAGCAATGTTAATGGAAAGACTAGCGCAAAGTAAGGAGGACGAGATAGAATTAAAGGTAGTGCAACTAATGATGAAAGACACTTCTACTATGAGCGATAGTCAACGAGatattcatgaaaaatattgtaataagatgaaaaaaaatatGGAATGTAGTTAGTATCTACACCTATGTAACATGGTAATTAGTACCACTTTAATTTATCAACACCTATGTAACATGGTAATTAGTACCACTTTAATTTATCAACACCTATGTAACATGGTCATTAGTACCACTTTAATTTATCAACACCTATGTAACATGGTCATTAGTACcactttaaattataataaatattatgttatttaaactagccgttattcaaactagccgttattcaaactagccgttattcaaactattATATATACTACCACTTATGTCATTATTTTCTCATTCTCATCTTATTCTTCTCTCATTATTTACTAAAATGGATTCAGACGATTCAGATAATTACGATCAAGAATTTTGGGAGTTGGTTGAAGAAGAATTTATGGACGACAGTGATGAAGAACAAGAGCTTCAGAATGAACTTCAATTTGGAAGTTCCTCTAGGCCAAAGAAAAGAACAACGATAGATCGAGGTTGTGAAGAAGGGCATAATCGATTGTTCAATGACTACTTCTCGGAAAATCCAGTATACACAGATGTTCAATTCCGAAGAAGGTTCAGAATGCATAGGCATGTATTTCTTCGAATTGTAGATGCCCTTGGAAATCATGATGAATATTTCCAAATGAGGGTCGATGCAACTGGTAAAACGGGTCTTTCACCATTGCAGAAATGTACATCTGCTATTCGTATGTTGGCGTATGGGTCTGCTGCTGACATTGTAGACGAGTATGTTCGAATCGGTGAAAGCACTTCAATTGAGTGCTTACAAAGATTCGTTCAGGGCGTGAATGCTGTATTTGGGGCTGAGTATTTGAGAAAGCCTAACAACACTGATGTTGAACATCTTTTACAAATGGGAGAGTCATGTGGCTTTCCAGGTATGTTGGGTTCTATTGATTGTATGCATTGGGAATGGAAAAATTGTCCTGTTGCATGGAAAGGACAATTTTGTTGAGGTGATCATGGTAAGCCCACAATCATGCTTGAAGCAGTGGCATCACAAGACTTATGGATTTGGCATGCTTTTTTTGGTATTGCAGGTTCAAACAATGACATTAATGTGTTAAACCAATCTAATGTGTTTAACGATATTTTGGAAGGACATGCTCCCAATGTGCAATATACAATCAATGGGACACCATATAATATGGGGTATTATTTAGCAGATGGTATATATCCTGAGTGGGCT
This genomic stretch from Vicia villosa cultivar HV-30 ecotype Madison, WI unplaced genomic scaffold, Vvil1.0 ctg.000349F_1_1, whole genome shotgun sequence harbors:
- the LOC131627118 gene encoding very-long-chain 3-oxoacyl-CoA reductase 1-like, producing MDYTHFFLVATAALGFISISKSLFHFLTWLYVILIRPTKHLKQYGSWAVITGSTDGIGKSMALEFASNGLNILLLGRNPLKLEATSKEILNKFRTVEVKCVVVDLQNNTGDEIMRKIEEAIDGLDVGILVNGAGVAYPYARYFHEVDLDLMDSIIKVNVEGATLVTKAVIPSMIKKKKGAIVNIGSGSTVVLPSYPLVTLYAASKAYLAMFSACTNLEYKHQGIDIQCQIPLFVSTKMTRMKASLFVPTPEVYSKTCMKWIGYEKLVVPYFFHSLQSFVIRAVPDVLLDSYMLSYFLYWRKRGLVKDSQIKVSSNSEAN
- the LOC131627092 gene encoding uncharacterized protein LOC131627092 encodes the protein MATANAFFAQDQGTTFNLEYAWRLLKDEPKWMGESIESSSKITKTYASEASSENPNTPSSYEFNSSSPMERPMGQKAAKRKGKAKEIPNETQDARNKRAMLMERLAQSKEDEIELKVVQLMMKDTSTMSDSQRDIHEKYCNKMKKNMECS